A genomic region of Equus caballus isolate H_3958 breed thoroughbred chromosome 1, TB-T2T, whole genome shotgun sequence contains the following coding sequences:
- the TEX36 gene encoding testis-expressed protein 36 has product MAKGRRFNPPLDKDGRWFPHIGLTQKTPESITKAMLKEPHSPRLSRQVEGKLPPIYKVREQQAVNNNFPFSVHDNRHSFQDSGYYLDSGLGRRKISPEKRQHVSRNFNLWACDYVPSCLDGFSNNQISYVYQEAMVVPIFRRFPRHYNEIWSAFKFIPERSYTEFLKKNPKIRFAIDKKAGSPLEP; this is encoded by the exons ATGGCCAAAGGGAGACGCTTCAACCCGCCTTTAGACAAGGACGGAAGATGG TTCCCTCACATCGGACTCACACAAAAGACACCAGAATCCATCACAAAGGCTATGTTAAAAGAGCCCCACAGTCCACGTTTGTCTCGGCAAGTGGAAGGGAAGCTACCACCAATCTACAAAGTCCGAGAGCAG CAAGCAGTAAACAACAACTTCCCCTTCTCCGTTCACGACAATCGGCACAGCTTTCAGGACTCTGGATATTACCTTGACTCC ggcctgggacGTAGGAAGATCTCCCCAGAAAAAAGGCAACACGTTTCAAGAAATTTCAATCTTTGGGCGTGTGACTATGTTCCATCTTGTCTTGACGGCTTTTCAAATAACCAAATATCATACGTCTATCAGGAAGCCATGGTGGTCCCAATTTTCAGACGCTTTCCAAGACATTATAATGAGATATGGAGtgcttttaaatttattcctgagcgAAGCTATACGGAGTTTTtgaaaaagaatccaaaaataaGGTTTGCAATTGACAAAAAAGCCGGTTCTCCACTGGAGCCATAA